Proteins encoded by one window of Gordonia jinghuaiqii:
- a CDS encoding class I adenylate-forming enzyme family protein, protein MTPKTPPAGIPYSLDRLWEAPDDARMVHSDGEWFTWGGMRHLVESIEDVLADAGLGPGSRVAMVLGNRLESIAALIAVLRTERTLVTLNPLQPPARLAADLRQSDPVAVLATPQYWDDAEFVAATGDSRAWGFSLAFDAPITLRCTGDSPAPTESHGVAVEMRTSGTTGEPKRIPLTYSQINASLHSAAAHAGVAPAEALPFIGRPALITLSIVHIGGMWALIQGLVQARPLAILERFTIDGWRAAIREHRPIVAGLPGAAIGTVLDADVPAEDLSSLRAVNAGTSPVDPDLVDAFVDRYGIAVLIVYGATEFSGAVAGWTIKDFRASWKNKKGSVGRPFPGVELSVVGENGSPVATGVTGRLRVRSHQSGTDADWTTTSDLAHLDADGFLYIDGRADDVIIRGGFKVSPEVVARALRSHASVADVAVAGVPDTRLGYVPVAGVELRRGARMPSGAELRDHCRSQLTPYEVPVAVHVFDELPRSASLKVDRRRLLEMFESAAPADGFAPDTTSRDLQSSVGKD, encoded by the coding sequence ATGACACCGAAGACCCCGCCGGCCGGGATCCCGTACTCCCTGGACCGACTGTGGGAGGCCCCCGACGACGCCCGAATGGTCCACAGCGACGGAGAGTGGTTCACCTGGGGAGGAATGCGACACCTCGTCGAGTCGATCGAGGACGTTCTCGCCGACGCCGGGCTGGGGCCGGGCAGCCGCGTCGCCATGGTCCTCGGAAACCGGCTGGAGTCGATTGCCGCGCTGATCGCGGTGCTCCGCACCGAACGCACGCTTGTCACACTCAACCCGCTGCAACCCCCGGCCCGTTTGGCAGCTGATCTCCGCCAGAGCGACCCGGTCGCCGTCCTGGCCACTCCCCAGTATTGGGATGACGCCGAATTCGTGGCGGCGACCGGGGATTCCCGCGCATGGGGATTCTCCCTCGCGTTCGATGCACCGATCACGCTGCGCTGCACCGGAGATTCCCCGGCACCGACCGAATCCCACGGGGTGGCCGTCGAGATGCGCACGTCCGGAACCACCGGCGAACCGAAGCGAATTCCGCTGACCTACAGCCAGATCAATGCGTCGTTGCACTCCGCGGCGGCTCATGCCGGGGTCGCACCCGCCGAGGCGCTGCCCTTCATCGGCCGGCCGGCGCTGATCACCCTGTCGATCGTGCACATCGGCGGGATGTGGGCGCTGATCCAGGGACTCGTCCAGGCCCGGCCCCTCGCGATCCTGGAACGGTTCACCATCGACGGCTGGCGCGCGGCCATCCGCGAACACCGGCCGATCGTGGCCGGTCTGCCCGGCGCCGCCATCGGCACCGTCCTCGACGCCGACGTTCCGGCCGAAGATCTCTCGAGCCTGCGTGCAGTCAACGCCGGCACGAGTCCCGTGGACCCCGATCTCGTCGACGCGTTCGTCGACAGGTACGGCATCGCCGTCCTGATCGTCTACGGCGCCACCGAGTTCTCCGGCGCGGTCGCCGGCTGGACCATCAAGGACTTCCGCGCATCGTGGAAGAACAAGAAGGGCAGCGTGGGTCGCCCGTTCCCCGGCGTCGAGCTCAGCGTCGTGGGCGAGAACGGCAGCCCGGTGGCCACCGGGGTCACCGGCCGCCTACGCGTCCGATCACATCAGTCGGGCACCGATGCCGACTGGACGACGACCAGCGACCTCGCCCACCTCGACGCCGACGGATTCCTCTACATCGACGGTCGTGCCGACGACGTCATCATCCGCGGGGGGTTCAAGGTGTCGCCGGAGGTCGTGGCCCGCGCGCTGCGGTCACACGCGAGTGTCGCCGACGTCGCCGTGGCAGGGGTCCCCGACACGCGGCTCGGGTACGTGCCGGTGGCGGGTGTGGAGCTCCGTCGCGGTGCTCGGATGCCGAGCGGAGCCGAGTTGCGCGATCACTGCCGCTCCCAGCTGACACCGTATGAGGTCCCGGTCGCCGTCCACGTCTTCGACGAGCTGCCCCGCAGCGCCTCCCTGAAAGTCGACCGGCGCCGACTTCTCGAGATGTTCGAATCCGCCGCGCCTGCCGACGGATTCGCACCCGACACAACCTCCCGAGACCTACAGTCGTCGGTGGGAAAGGACTAG
- a CDS encoding mycofactocin-coupled SDR family oxidoreductase has translation MTDTRGTAGTPTGRVAGKVALVTGAARGQGKSHAVRLAEEGADIILLDLCRDIETNGYPLATPRDLEEAVLEVEKTGRRAISAEVDVRDRAAIDAAVAAAVAEFGHLDIVVANAGICPLGDGPLEAFADAFDVDLVGATNTIHGGLPHLNAGASIIATGSVAALLAAGSQGGPSGAGGAGYVLAKEMLTTYVHRLAQVLAPKSIRANIIHPTNVNTPMLQSTPMYRQFRPDLADPGPDDVTDAFASLQAMPEVPWIEPADVSEAVVYLASDASRYVTGLDLTIDAGAILGRGGRR, from the coding sequence ATGACCGATACAAGGGGCACCGCCGGCACTCCCACGGGGCGGGTGGCAGGCAAGGTCGCGCTGGTCACCGGCGCGGCGCGCGGACAGGGCAAGAGCCACGCCGTCCGGCTGGCCGAGGAGGGCGCCGACATCATCCTGCTCGATCTGTGCCGCGACATCGAGACCAACGGGTACCCGCTGGCCACCCCGCGCGATCTCGAGGAGGCGGTGCTCGAGGTCGAGAAGACCGGACGTCGAGCCATCTCCGCCGAGGTCGATGTCCGCGACCGAGCAGCGATCGACGCGGCCGTCGCGGCGGCGGTCGCCGAGTTCGGCCACCTCGACATCGTGGTCGCCAACGCCGGGATCTGTCCGCTCGGAGACGGCCCGCTCGAAGCCTTCGCCGACGCCTTCGACGTCGACCTGGTGGGCGCGACGAACACCATCCACGGGGGCCTGCCTCACCTGAACGCCGGCGCGTCGATCATCGCCACGGGTTCGGTTGCGGCACTGCTGGCCGCGGGCTCTCAGGGAGGCCCATCGGGTGCCGGTGGTGCGGGTTACGTCCTCGCCAAGGAGATGCTGACCACCTATGTCCATCGCCTCGCCCAGGTACTCGCGCCGAAGTCCATCCGCGCCAACATCATCCATCCCACCAACGTGAACACACCGATGTTGCAGAGCACGCCGATGTACAGACAGTTCCGGCCCGACCTGGCCGACCCCGGTCCCGATGACGTGACCGACGCGTTCGCGTCGTTGCAGGCCATGCCCGAGGTTCCGTGGATCGAACCCGCCGACGTCAGCGAGGCGGTCGTGTACCTCGCCTCGGACGCATCCCGCTACGTCACCGGCCTCGACCTCACGATCGACGCCGGTGCAATCCTGGGCCGAGGAGGCCGCCGATGA
- a CDS encoding FAS1-like dehydratase domain-containing protein, with product MTTSTTGQITDEDIERARAQIGIPVRQRDIPWNKLPQSDSISHFAFGCGDDNPLFHDPDYGRTTRWHGQIAPPTYPITTGLDQTPAFDDDASKKLFRGLFRGTGKYYSGVKWTWYQPIYAGNAVYSEVYTLDVQVKESSFSGGRSVKETYRHLYVDAAGRPIATRDESYINAERSGSKKAGKLRDIERKRWTPEELDEVEAAYEAELRRGAEPNWWEDVSADTELPSVMKGPLGVVDIVSMHMGWGWGGYGIGPLKYAHQARQRMPAFYEPDEYGMPEVVQRLHWDSARARELGIPAAYDYGQMRAAWVSHLLTNWIGDDGWIVEMDLTMRGFNYHGDTHLCTGRVIERGPTPSDPVTLEVAATSQRGEATTRGTAKVLLPSRTLGAVVLPEPDDDLRRRGAQVVSRIGGKVGETLRHNGMA from the coding sequence ATGACCACCTCCACCACCGGACAGATCACCGACGAGGACATCGAACGGGCCCGCGCGCAGATCGGTATCCCGGTCAGACAACGCGACATCCCGTGGAACAAGCTGCCGCAGTCGGACTCGATCAGTCACTTCGCGTTCGGCTGCGGCGACGACAACCCGCTGTTCCACGACCCCGACTACGGACGCACGACACGGTGGCACGGCCAGATCGCCCCGCCGACGTATCCCATCACCACCGGTCTCGATCAGACCCCGGCCTTCGACGACGATGCATCCAAGAAACTGTTCCGGGGCCTGTTCCGGGGCACCGGGAAGTATTACTCGGGCGTGAAATGGACGTGGTACCAACCCATCTACGCCGGCAATGCGGTCTACTCCGAGGTCTACACCCTCGACGTGCAGGTCAAGGAGAGCTCGTTCTCCGGCGGTCGTTCGGTGAAGGAGACCTACCGACACCTCTATGTCGACGCCGCGGGCCGGCCGATCGCGACCCGCGACGAGTCGTACATCAACGCCGAGCGCAGCGGTTCCAAGAAGGCGGGCAAGCTCCGGGACATCGAGCGCAAACGCTGGACGCCGGAGGAGCTCGACGAAGTCGAGGCGGCCTACGAGGCCGAGCTCCGCCGGGGAGCCGAGCCCAACTGGTGGGAGGACGTCAGCGCCGACACCGAGCTCCCCAGCGTGATGAAGGGACCGCTCGGTGTGGTCGACATCGTCAGCATGCACATGGGTTGGGGGTGGGGCGGATACGGCATCGGTCCCCTCAAGTACGCCCATCAGGCACGTCAGCGTATGCCTGCGTTCTACGAACCGGATGAGTACGGGATGCCAGAGGTTGTGCAACGGCTGCACTGGGATTCCGCGCGCGCCCGAGAACTGGGTATCCCCGCGGCCTACGACTACGGCCAGATGCGCGCGGCCTGGGTGAGTCACCTGCTGACGAACTGGATCGGCGACGACGGCTGGATCGTCGAGATGGATCTGACCATGCGCGGCTTCAACTATCACGGTGACACCCACCTGTGTACGGGCCGGGTGATCGAGCGGGGACCCACACCGAGCGACCCCGTCACACTCGAGGTCGCCGCCACGAGCCAGCGCGGCGAGGCGACCACGCGCGGGACGGCGAAGGTACTGTTGCCCTCCCGGACGCTGGGAGCAGTGGTCCTGCCCGAACCGGACGACGACTTACGCCGTCGTGGGGCGCAGGTGGTCAGCAGGATCGGCGGGAAAGTCGGGGAGACGTTGCGCCACAACGGCATGGCGTAG
- a CDS encoding TetR/AcrR family transcriptional regulator, with translation MVARILDSCSTLLIERGYDGVSTHRIADEAEISPGSLYQYFPNKDAIVAMTVERMIQKIAAELLAALEVGTQAPPQDQILSVVDAALTAAEENRELVRVLVEQMPRLGGSTEIRRVEERAREMIAQYLLATPLGDTTDRSSTLVWMAFQSVQQLSVRYVLDRPDIPRDEFVTELSRLLGTLVAPTHQLPPDRHAER, from the coding sequence ATGGTCGCCCGAATCCTGGACTCGTGCTCGACGCTGCTGATCGAGCGCGGGTACGACGGCGTCTCCACACACCGTATCGCCGACGAGGCGGAGATCAGTCCGGGCAGCTTGTACCAGTACTTCCCCAACAAGGACGCCATCGTCGCCATGACGGTGGAGCGGATGATCCAGAAGATCGCCGCCGAGTTGCTCGCCGCTCTCGAGGTCGGGACCCAGGCGCCACCTCAGGACCAGATCCTGTCCGTGGTCGACGCCGCACTCACCGCGGCCGAAGAGAATCGTGAACTCGTCCGCGTCCTCGTCGAGCAGATGCCGAGGCTCGGTGGATCCACCGAGATCCGACGGGTCGAGGAACGCGCCCGGGAGATGATCGCGCAGTACCTGCTCGCCACCCCGCTCGGCGACACCACCGACCGGTCGTCGACGCTGGTGTGGATGGCGTTCCAGTCTGTCCAGCAGCTCAGTGTGCGTTACGTCCTGGACCGGCCCGACATCCCGCGTGACGAGTTCGTCACCGAACTCTCGCGGCTCCTCGGCACGCTCGTGGCACCGACACATCAACTCCCGCCTGACCGCCATGCGGAGCGTTGA
- a CDS encoding MlaE family ABC transporter permease produces the protein MTIASDPQRGPEPGSAETEIGAVGEIGEWGSGYVERHPKASLETVGEQFVLGVRSVQWLFADIVTRKFPYREFVEQAAFMARTAVLPTLLVAIPIGVTLSIQFALLAGQVGATSLAGAASGLTVIRQGAPLVAAILMAAAVGSAICADLGSRQIREEIDAMEVMGVQVVRRLVSPRLAAGIVVSIALTGLTCFVGFFAGYLYNTFIQDGTPGSFVSTFASFATVGDFILTMIKAVVFGAIVTIVGCQKGLSAKGGPAGVANAVNAAVVASILLLMIVNVVFTQVYELAFPRQGF, from the coding sequence ATGACCATAGCGTCCGATCCGCAACGCGGCCCGGAACCGGGCAGTGCTGAGACGGAGATCGGGGCGGTCGGGGAGATCGGGGAGTGGGGTAGCGGTTACGTCGAGCGCCACCCGAAGGCTTCGCTCGAGACGGTCGGGGAGCAATTCGTCCTCGGGGTCCGTTCGGTCCAGTGGCTGTTCGCCGACATCGTGACGCGGAAGTTCCCCTACCGCGAATTCGTGGAGCAAGCCGCTTTCATGGCCCGCACCGCGGTGCTTCCCACGCTCCTCGTCGCGATCCCGATCGGCGTGACCCTCTCCATCCAGTTCGCACTTCTCGCCGGTCAGGTCGGCGCGACCTCCCTCGCGGGCGCGGCCAGCGGCCTCACCGTCATCCGGCAGGGCGCGCCACTCGTGGCCGCGATCCTCATGGCCGCAGCCGTCGGATCGGCCATCTGCGCCGACCTCGGGTCACGCCAGATCCGCGAGGAGATCGATGCCATGGAGGTGATGGGTGTCCAGGTGGTCCGCCGGCTGGTCTCGCCACGTCTCGCCGCCGGAATCGTGGTGTCGATCGCACTCACCGGCCTCACCTGCTTCGTCGGCTTCTTCGCCGGCTACCTCTACAACACCTTCATCCAGGACGGGACGCCCGGCAGCTTCGTGTCGACCTTCGCGTCCTTCGCCACGGTCGGCGACTTCATCCTGACGATGATCAAGGCGGTCGTCTTCGGCGCGATCGTCACCATCGTCGGATGCCAGAAAGGCCTGTCCGCCAAGGGCGGTCCGGCCGGCGTCGCCAACGCGGTGAACGCTGCCGTGGTCGCCTCGATCCTGCTGCTGATGATCGTCAACGTGGTCTTCACCCAGGTCTACGAGCTCGCATTCCCGCGGCAGGGATTCTGA
- a CDS encoding ABC transporter permease, whose product MAVARYYPPGVGPVLARVRSLGEPISQVGHMMTFFLRAVISIPAMLLHYKREFARVLSDVTWGNGSIVVGGGTAGVIIVLGATAGAIVGIEGYSALELLGMGPATGFISSFASTRELAPIMAALAFAAQAGCRFTAQLGAMRISEEIDAMEAIAIRPVPYLVTTRLLASVVAVIPLYIVCLGVNYLVCQLVVSLSGAGSPGTYLHYFTLVLNGTDIAYSILKAVVFVTITTTIQCYYGFYASGGPQGVGVAAGRAMRTAITVMIIVNMLLTMALWGVNAGARFGG is encoded by the coding sequence ATGGCCGTCGCGCGGTACTACCCGCCGGGTGTCGGCCCGGTCCTCGCCAGAGTGCGCAGCCTGGGTGAACCGATCTCCCAGGTCGGCCACATGATGACCTTCTTCCTGCGGGCGGTCATCTCCATTCCCGCGATGCTGCTGCATTACAAGCGCGAGTTCGCCCGCGTGCTGTCCGATGTCACATGGGGCAACGGCTCGATCGTGGTCGGCGGCGGAACCGCAGGCGTCATCATCGTGCTCGGGGCCACCGCCGGCGCGATCGTCGGCATCGAGGGCTACAGCGCGCTCGAGTTGCTCGGCATGGGGCCGGCCACCGGCTTCATCTCCTCGTTCGCCTCGACCCGTGAGCTCGCTCCCATCATGGCCGCGCTGGCCTTTGCCGCGCAGGCGGGCTGCCGATTCACCGCACAGCTGGGCGCGATGCGGATCTCCGAGGAGATCGACGCCATGGAGGCCATCGCGATCCGGCCGGTGCCGTACCTGGTGACCACGAGGCTGCTCGCCTCGGTGGTGGCGGTGATCCCGCTCTACATCGTGTGCCTCGGCGTCAACTACCTCGTCTGCCAGTTGGTCGTCAGCCTGTCGGGTGCCGGTTCCCCCGGCACTTATCTGCACTACTTCACTCTTGTCCTCAACGGCACCGACATCGCCTACTCGATCCTCAAAGCCGTTGTGTTCGTGACCATCACGACGACCATTCAGTGCTACTACGGCTTCTACGCCTCCGGCGGACCACAGGGCGTGGGAGTCGCTGCCGGGCGCGCGATGAGAACTGCGATCACCGTGATGATCATCGTCAACATGCTGCTGACGATGGCACTCTGGGGAGTCAACGCCGGCGCCAGGTTCGGTGGCTGA
- a CDS encoding MlaD family protein, whose protein sequence is MKYPYEAERRLGNQHLWLRGVATIIVAAIVVGVLIAKSNGDLDEHVEVKAMLAEVGDGLPTRSDVKYRGVLVGAVSDVIPAIDGGTNIVDIDLKPEHVAGIPSTVTARVVPGNVFAVSSIQLIDNGTAPHITDGAEIFQDDSEATIQFQTALTKLRDIVRAMSRSRSDSTIGVITALAEATDRRGDDLVTAGRQLEQIVTETNALMAPGDGPSTIRAFNEAVRGLDRSAPELLDAVHSSVVPMRTLAEKDMALTDFLSAGATTLDTTVTAMNNNTDRMITISTNLTPVIGVLADNAATFVPITTRLAVVADRFNEHVYDAETGLATSKMILSLSPNHTYVRADCPRYGRLEGASCKTAPVTAKPYGFPAALDPKKYRLPTGYEVPPGYKLPPGLMGGNVGPVGSKAELEALRKILGKDATPAAMMLLAPLLRGNKVDVRPDTGDADARRPGTGGPR, encoded by the coding sequence ATGAAATACCCCTACGAAGCCGAACGCCGACTCGGTAACCAGCATCTGTGGTTGCGGGGTGTGGCGACGATCATCGTCGCAGCGATCGTGGTCGGCGTGCTCATCGCCAAGTCCAACGGCGATCTCGACGAACACGTCGAGGTCAAGGCGATGCTCGCCGAGGTCGGCGACGGACTGCCCACCCGCTCCGACGTCAAGTACCGCGGCGTCCTGGTGGGCGCGGTCAGCGACGTGATACCCGCGATCGACGGCGGGACCAACATCGTCGACATCGATCTGAAACCCGAGCACGTGGCCGGAATCCCGTCCACGGTGACCGCGCGAGTCGTGCCGGGCAACGTCTTCGCGGTCTCGTCGATCCAGCTGATCGACAACGGCACGGCACCACATATCACCGACGGCGCCGAGATCTTCCAGGACGACAGCGAGGCGACCATCCAGTTCCAGACCGCGCTGACCAAGCTGCGCGACATCGTCCGCGCGATGAGCCGGTCCCGTTCGGACTCGACCATCGGTGTCATCACCGCGCTCGCCGAGGCGACCGATCGACGGGGTGACGACCTCGTGACGGCCGGCCGGCAGCTCGAACAGATCGTCACCGAGACCAACGCCCTGATGGCCCCGGGCGACGGGCCGTCGACGATCCGCGCGTTCAACGAGGCGGTCCGAGGTCTGGATCGGTCCGCCCCCGAACTTCTAGACGCGGTGCACAGCTCGGTGGTACCGATGCGCACCCTCGCGGAGAAGGACATGGCGCTCACCGACTTCCTGTCCGCCGGCGCCACGACCCTCGACACCACGGTCACCGCGATGAACAACAACACCGACCGGATGATCACCATCTCGACCAACCTGACGCCGGTGATCGGTGTACTCGCCGACAACGCCGCCACGTTCGTGCCGATCACGACCCGGCTCGCCGTCGTGGCCGACAGATTCAACGAACACGTCTACGACGCCGAGACCGGTCTGGCGACATCCAAGATGATCCTGTCCCTCTCGCCCAACCACACCTACGTGCGAGCGGACTGCCCCCGCTACGGCCGGCTCGAGGGTGCGAGCTGCAAGACCGCCCCGGTCACCGCGAAGCCCTACGGATTTCCCGCAGCCCTCGACCCGAAGAAGTACCGGCTGCCCACCGGATACGAGGTCCCGCCCGGCTACAAGCTGCCGCCGGGGCTCATGGGCGGCAACGTCGGGCCGGTCGGGAGCAAGGCAGAACTCGAGGCGCTCCGCAAGATCCTGGGCAAGGATGCGACTCCGGCCGCGATGATGCTCCTCGCCCCGTTGTTGCGCGGCAACAAGGTCGACGTCCGGCCGGACACCGGTGACGCCGATGCACGACGACCCGGGACCGGAGGACCTCGATGA
- a CDS encoding MCE family protein yields MTTFRRSLITLVLFLVVSLVLSWFVFVTLQRNVSGPTRDYSAVFTDVSGLRPGDDVRVAGVRVGRVDKIELDKTVARVTFEVQNDQTLYTDTRASVTYQNIIGQRYLGLLAGGTDSAAEPLGEGGEIPVERTEPSFDIAGLLNGFEPLFSVLDPDQVQNITQTIITALQGDSGSLTSLIAQTSTLAESFAGPDNVLGDMIISLDKVTASLAGQSGSVESLIGHMRDVFTTLNSRQGEFISSIDQMTTTLGRTAVLFNDIEPSLSALIAREPGFTGHIVSNAEKFAYLFYNVPLAMKGLARFSQESTAANAYLCNVNVTIIPGLSHMLPGILAGVTPGGKVKQSPVCR; encoded by the coding sequence ATGACCACGTTCCGCAGATCGCTGATCACCTTGGTGCTGTTCCTCGTCGTCTCGCTGGTGCTGTCCTGGTTCGTGTTCGTCACGCTCCAGCGCAACGTCAGCGGTCCGACACGTGACTACAGCGCGGTCTTCACCGATGTGAGCGGACTACGCCCCGGCGACGACGTCCGGGTCGCGGGGGTCCGTGTGGGCAGGGTCGACAAGATCGAACTCGACAAGACGGTTGCCCGGGTGACCTTCGAGGTGCAGAACGACCAGACGCTCTACACCGACACCCGTGCGTCGGTGACCTATCAGAACATCATCGGACAGCGTTACCTCGGGTTGCTCGCCGGCGGCACCGACTCCGCGGCCGAGCCGTTGGGGGAGGGCGGTGAGATCCCCGTCGAACGGACCGAGCCGTCGTTCGACATCGCCGGACTGCTCAACGGCTTCGAGCCACTGTTCAGCGTTCTCGACCCGGACCAGGTGCAGAACATCACCCAGACCATCATCACTGCGCTGCAAGGTGATTCGGGGTCGTTGACCTCACTGATCGCGCAGACGTCGACACTCGCCGAGTCGTTCGCCGGCCCCGACAACGTCCTCGGCGACATGATCATCAGCCTCGACAAGGTCACCGCATCGCTGGCCGGGCAGTCGGGGAGCGTGGAATCACTCATCGGACACATGCGTGATGTGTTCACCACCCTCAACTCCCGCCAGGGCGAGTTCATCAGTTCGATCGATCAGATGACCACAACGCTCGGCCGAACCGCGGTGCTGTTCAACGACATCGAACCCAGTCTCTCGGCACTGATCGCGCGGGAACCAGGATTCACCGGCCACATCGTGTCCAACGCGGAGAAGTTCGCCTACCTGTTCTACAACGTCCCGTTGGCGATGAAGGGACTGGCCCGTTTCTCCCAGGAGAGCACCGCCGCCAACGCCTATCTCTGCAACGTCAACGTGACCATCATCCCGGGGCTGTCACACATGCTCCCGGGCATCCTCGCCGGCGTGACCCCCGGCGGCAAGGTCAAACAATCCCCGGTCTGCAGGTGA
- a CDS encoding MCE family protein has product MLNKVVGSLKRPKLSNPVKGRLEDKSRFTLGVSAILILALVVLGIVGIGRLGVGDNTVDAEFAQAAQISGGDQVTAAGVPIGTVRDVRLAGDRVVVSMKIDGDVDLGADTKAAIKLTTLLGSRYVEIQPAGNGDIPDDVIPLANTTVPYDLQTALANATTTFEQVDAERIAESMTVLSEQLDGAPYVIPQALENIENLSSIIADRRTQIGQLLASTNELTTAIRNQQVALGQMVIRGEQLVTELVTRIGSLQRLIASTTRLIGNLHQIVGVQGPQVTTLLQNMETMLGAVSQREDVLRNTFQILPVPIRNFANATGYGNNLEFNAPAGSLVDSWMCAVSGQARMMSLAEYFKECK; this is encoded by the coding sequence ATGCTGAACAAAGTCGTCGGTTCCCTCAAGCGCCCCAAGCTGTCGAATCCCGTCAAGGGCAGGCTGGAGGACAAGAGCCGGTTCACGCTGGGCGTCAGCGCGATCCTCATCTTGGCGCTGGTCGTGCTCGGCATCGTCGGCATCGGTCGCCTCGGCGTCGGCGACAACACCGTCGACGCCGAATTCGCCCAGGCCGCCCAGATCTCGGGTGGTGATCAGGTGACTGCTGCCGGGGTGCCGATCGGCACGGTGCGCGATGTCCGACTCGCCGGCGACCGGGTGGTCGTCTCGATGAAGATCGACGGCGACGTCGACCTCGGGGCCGACACCAAGGCCGCCATCAAGCTGACCACGCTCCTCGGTTCGCGATATGTCGAGATCCAGCCCGCAGGCAACGGCGACATCCCCGACGACGTGATCCCGCTGGCCAACACCACCGTGCCCTACGATCTCCAGACAGCTCTCGCGAACGCCACGACCACCTTCGAGCAGGTCGACGCCGAACGGATCGCGGAGTCCATGACCGTGCTGTCCGAACAGCTCGACGGCGCGCCCTACGTGATCCCGCAAGCGCTCGAGAACATCGAGAATCTCTCGTCGATCATCGCCGACCGCCGTACCCAGATCGGCCAGCTGCTCGCCAGCACCAACGAACTGACCACCGCGATCCGCAATCAGCAGGTGGCTCTGGGTCAGATGGTCATCCGCGGTGAACAGCTCGTCACCGAACTCGTCACGCGGATCGGTTCCCTGCAGCGCCTCATCGCCTCCACCACCCGGCTGATCGGCAACCTGCACCAGATCGTCGGGGTGCAAGGTCCACAGGTGACCACTCTGCTCCAGAACATGGAAACCATGCTCGGCGCCGTCTCCCAACGAGAGGACGTCCTGCGCAACACATTCCAGATCTTGCCGGTCCCCATCCGCAACTTCGCCAATGCCACGGGATACGGCAACAACCTCGAGTTCAACGCGCCGGCGGGAAGTCTCGTCGACTCGTGGATGTGCGCGGTCAGCGGGCAGGCGCGAATGATGTCACTCGCCGAATACTTCAAGGAGTGCAAGTGA
- a CDS encoding MlaD family protein encodes MSRLVAHPLLVLAVAALLLTGCSIGSGPLGGGTIKVTAEFDNANGLYVGNSVSVLGMSVGKVTSIEAKGGYALVEMEIDKNIKIPATAEAVTVSTSILTDRHVEFSPVYTGGPVMGNDDKIGLDRTRTPVEFDRILGMVERLSAELGGDGGGEGPVADLLAVSVSMTEGNGQSMRDALGDLERALRLSEDGGAHSRRDITAIAANLAKLSQAAADNNTVIRDLGSGFAQLSGFLADEDLGTGTTGKQLNALMKETQALLMANRDTLKSMLASSNTVTTVMSDEQRNLSEFFDIAPMLMDNVYNAIDQETGALRVHGLVDKLVLDGQGVKEVCNLLGLRQLGCATGTLQDFGPDFGASSILAALVENAR; translated from the coding sequence ATGTCACGGCTCGTCGCGCATCCGTTGCTCGTTCTCGCAGTGGCCGCGCTCCTGCTCACCGGGTGTTCGATCGGCTCCGGTCCGCTCGGCGGTGGAACCATCAAGGTGACCGCGGAATTCGACAACGCCAACGGGCTCTACGTCGGCAACTCCGTCAGCGTGCTCGGAATGTCAGTCGGGAAGGTCACCTCGATCGAGGCGAAAGGCGGCTACGCACTCGTCGAGATGGAGATCGACAAGAACATCAAGATACCCGCGACCGCCGAGGCCGTGACCGTCTCGACCTCCATCCTCACCGACCGCCACGTCGAGTTCAGCCCGGTCTACACCGGGGGGCCGGTCATGGGAAACGACGACAAGATCGGGCTGGACCGCACCCGCACCCCCGTCGAGTTCGACCGGATCCTCGGCATGGTCGAACGGTTGTCCGCGGAGCTGGGCGGCGACGGTGGGGGCGAAGGCCCGGTCGCCGATCTCCTGGCGGTGAGCGTGTCGATGACCGAGGGCAACGGCCAGTCGATGCGCGATGCGCTCGGCGATCTCGAACGGGCGCTTCGGCTCAGCGAAGACGGCGGCGCACACAGCCGGCGCGACATCACCGCCATCGCGGCCAACCTCGCAAAACTGAGCCAGGCGGCCGCGGACAACAACACCGTCATCCGTGACCTCGGGTCCGGGTTCGCGCAGCTGTCCGGGTTCCTCGCCGACGAGGACCTCGGCACGGGGACCACCGGAAAGCAGCTGAACGCCCTGATGAAAGAGACGCAAGCTCTACTGATGGCCAACCGCGACACATTGAAGAGCATGCTCGCGAGCAGCAACACGGTCACCACCGTGATGTCGGACGAACAGCGCAACCTGTCCGAGTTCTTCGACATCGCCCCGATGCTCATGGACAACGTCTACAACGCCATCGATCAGGAGACCGGCGCGCTGCGTGTCCACGGCCTGGTCGACAAACTGGTCCTGGACGGGCAGGGCGTCAAGGAGGTGTGCAACCTCCTCGGTCTGCGCCAACTCGGTTGCGCCACCGGTACACTCCAGGATTTCGGGCCCGACTTCGGGGCTTCGTCGATTCTCGCCGCACTCGTGGAGAACGCCCGATGA